One window of the Balaenoptera ricei isolate mBalRic1 chromosome X, mBalRic1.hap2, whole genome shotgun sequence genome contains the following:
- the CHIC1 gene encoding cysteine-rich hydrophobic domain-containing protein 1 isoform X3: protein MSILLPNMAEFDTISELEEEEEEEAATSSSSPSSSSSVSGPDDDEEDEEEEEEEEEEEEEEEEQVEETPPPPRVVSEEHLRRYAPDPVLVRGAGHITVFGLSNKFDTEFPSVLTGKVAPEEFKTSIGRVNACLKKALPVNVKWLLCGCLCCCCTLGCSLWPVICLNKRTRRSIQKLLEWENNRLYHKSPEL, encoded by the exons ATGAGCATCCTGCTGCCCAACATGGCGGAGTTCGACACGATCTCGgaactggaggaggaggaggaagaagaagcgGCAACGTCGTCGTCGTCGCCGTCGTCGTCGTCGTCGGTATCGGGGCCCGACGATGAcgaggaagatgaggaggaggaggaagaagaagaggaggaggaggaagaagaagaggagcagGTGGAGGAGACGCCGCCCCCGCCTCGGGTAGTGAGCGAGGAGCATCTGCGGAGATATGCCCCCGACCCTGTATTGGTGCGGGGCGCCGGCCACATCACTGT gTTTGGCTTGAGCAACAAGTTTGATACTGAATTTCCctcagttctaacagggaag GTGGCCCCAGAAGAATTTAAGACCAGCATTGGCCGTGTGAATGCATGTTTGAAAAAGGCTCTCCCAGTCAATGTGAAATGGCTGCTGTGTGGTTGTCTCTGCTGCTGTTGCACACTGGGTTGCAGCCTGTGGCCCGTTATTTGTCTCAACAAAAGA ACCAGAAGATCAATTCAGAAGTTGTTAGAGTGGGAAAATAACAGATTATATCACAAG
- the CHIC1 gene encoding cysteine-rich hydrophobic domain-containing protein 1 isoform X2 encodes MSILLPNMAEFDTISELEEEEEEEAATSSSSPSSSSSVSGPDDDEEDEEEEEEEEEEEEEEEEQVEETPPPPRVVSEEHLRRYAPDPVLVRGAGHITVFGLSNKFDTEFPSVLTGKVAPEEFKTSIGRVNACLKKALPVNVKWLLCGCLCCCCTLGCSLWPVICLNKRTRRSIQKLLEWENNRLYHKLALHWKLTKRKCETSNMMEYSPEL; translated from the exons ATGAGCATCCTGCTGCCCAACATGGCGGAGTTCGACACGATCTCGgaactggaggaggaggaggaagaagaagcgGCAACGTCGTCGTCGTCGCCGTCGTCGTCGTCGTCGGTATCGGGGCCCGACGATGAcgaggaagatgaggaggaggaggaagaagaagaggaggaggaggaagaagaagaggagcagGTGGAGGAGACGCCGCCCCCGCCTCGGGTAGTGAGCGAGGAGCATCTGCGGAGATATGCCCCCGACCCTGTATTGGTGCGGGGCGCCGGCCACATCACTGT gTTTGGCTTGAGCAACAAGTTTGATACTGAATTTCCctcagttctaacagggaag GTGGCCCCAGAAGAATTTAAGACCAGCATTGGCCGTGTGAATGCATGTTTGAAAAAGGCTCTCCCAGTCAATGTGAAATGGCTGCTGTGTGGTTGTCTCTGCTGCTGTTGCACACTGGGTTGCAGCCTGTGGCCCGTTATTTGTCTCAACAAAAGA ACCAGAAGATCAATTCAGAAGTTGTTAGAGTGGGAAAATAACAGATTATATCACAAG CTTGCTTTGCACTGGAAGTTGACTAAAAGGAAATGTGAAACTAGCAATATGATGGAGTAT
- the CHIC1 gene encoding cysteine-rich hydrophobic domain-containing protein 1 isoform X1, whose amino-acid sequence MSILLPNMAEFDTISELEEEEEEEAATSSSSPSSSSSVSGPDDDEEDEEEEEEEEEEEEEEEEQVEETPPPPRVVSEEHLRRYAPDPVLVRGAGHITVFGLSNKFDTEFPSVLTGKVAPEEFKTSIGRVNACLKKALPVNVKWLLCGCLCCCCTLGCSLWPVICLNKRTRRSIQKLLEWENNRLYHKLALHWKLTKRKCETSNMMEYVILIEFLPKYPIFRPD is encoded by the exons ATGAGCATCCTGCTGCCCAACATGGCGGAGTTCGACACGATCTCGgaactggaggaggaggaggaagaagaagcgGCAACGTCGTCGTCGTCGCCGTCGTCGTCGTCGTCGGTATCGGGGCCCGACGATGAcgaggaagatgaggaggaggaggaagaagaagaggaggaggaggaagaagaagaggagcagGTGGAGGAGACGCCGCCCCCGCCTCGGGTAGTGAGCGAGGAGCATCTGCGGAGATATGCCCCCGACCCTGTATTGGTGCGGGGCGCCGGCCACATCACTGT gTTTGGCTTGAGCAACAAGTTTGATACTGAATTTCCctcagttctaacagggaag GTGGCCCCAGAAGAATTTAAGACCAGCATTGGCCGTGTGAATGCATGTTTGAAAAAGGCTCTCCCAGTCAATGTGAAATGGCTGCTGTGTGGTTGTCTCTGCTGCTGTTGCACACTGGGTTGCAGCCTGTGGCCCGTTATTTGTCTCAACAAAAGA ACCAGAAGATCAATTCAGAAGTTGTTAGAGTGGGAAAATAACAGATTATATCACAAG CTTGCTTTGCACTGGAAGTTGACTAAAAGGAAATGTGAAACTAGCAATATGATGGAGTAT gtaATACTAATAGAATTCTTACCAAAATATCCCATATTCCGACCTGACTGA